Within Primulina tabacum isolate GXHZ01 chromosome 5, ASM2559414v2, whole genome shotgun sequence, the genomic segment CATCTCGAGAATCGGGCTGGGTTGGGTCAGATATCAAATAGACAGAGCTCTTTAGACACAAAATCGCGAAAGGCCCCATAAAACACGGATATATTAAAGCCCAATGAGTCGGAGAACAGAGAAGATCCAAACGCGGCCTTAGCTTACACGTATAAACAGTATACGTGCTAGGTTTTGGTgaaggatttatttatttatttttattgtttatatatatttatatttattctcCCGTTTTGGTGTAATCCCctctccctctccctctcccgCACACAGCTCGCTCTGTCGCCCTACTTCACCTCCCCCGCAGGGGTTTTTCTTTCTCCGATTTAGGGTTTTTGGTCCAAAATGAGCGACACCAACAAGGACGCCTTCAACGTCGCCGATCTCGATGCCGGTAATTCTCCGACGCGAAACCCTAACTATTGTTTTCTGTTgcgtttgatttgattttaatttaattgggTGATTTGATGTTTTGTAGCTTTGAACGCGGAGGGAAGGGCTGACCTTGTTAATGTTCTCAAGGTTactgttttttaaattttttttacttgtGTCGCTTATTCATTTGGTGGGTttatttgtttaagttttggACTGATGCAACGCTGCTAAATTGATGcgtttttgtattttttaatttgCATAACAAACTTCAGGATCTTGCCGGTAAGCACTCGGATGTGCTTGAGAATCTTTCCCCCAGTGTCAGAAAACGCGTGGACGTGCTAAGGGAAATTCAGGTTTGCCCTCTTCTACAGTTGCATCTTTATGTTAGCCCGAGATCAAGATGGAATTCGTATTGCAGCTGTTTGATGTtggaaaaaaattgatttttatgGCAGAAGTGTGGTTAGTTAAACTATTATTAGAATTATGTTTGTATTAGATTAATCGATTCGAATGTTCAATATTTGGCTTGTTTCAGTTTTCAGTTCATTGGTGTATGTCCAATACCGGTCCTTATTCTTGTTATATTCTCATATTGAAGTTGAACTCGTGGATGTGAACCTGTTTTATGGTCAAAAGCTGATTGGTTACTTTTAGCGGCTGTGAATTGTTGATATGTTAGGAATGGATAGAAATTTATGCTGCCATTCTATGTGGCTGTCAAACCATTTTTTTTGGGTTAAATATTGTTCTTGTCGCATGTTCTCAGACCCGACACAATGAGTTAGAGgcaaaatattttgaggaaaGAGCAGCTCTTGAATCTAAATATCAAAAGCTGTATCAGCCACTCTATGTTGAGGTGTGAATACTTTTTTTTATCTGTTCATTTATCTTTGTTTATTGTTTTCATTTCACTCATTTAAATATCCGCAGAGGTACGAAATTGTAAACGGTGTTGTTGAGGTTGGAGGTGGCACAATTGATACAGAACCAGCAAAATATGCAGACAAAGCGGGCGAAGGTTGTTTTGACATCtattcaaaaaattaaacacCGGAATCCCCGTTTTCCTAAAATCTTATGAAATTATGCAGAAAAAGGAGTTCCTGATTTCTGGCTGACTGCGATGAAGAATAATGAAGTGCTCGCTGAAGAGGTAGGTTGTTTCAGAAAACCACTGTTCATTCTCTCTGTATCTTAGTCacattttttcatttcttttatatttgttattgTGTTGATATTGGTGACAGATTTCTGAGCGTGATGAAGGAGCCCTCAAATTTCTCCAAGATATAAAGTGGTCCAGAGTGGATAATCCAAAAGGGTTCaagcttgaatttttttttgataCTAATCCGTTCTTCAAGAACTCTGTTCTAACTAAGACTTATCACATGATTGATGAAGATGAGCCTATTCTGGAGAAAGCAATCGGGTAATTATTTATGCTCCACCACTGATGTGCTGGCCTGTCCTACGGGGATGTTTTTAAACAGTTAGTGTAAGTCCTATTcaattttcatgatgcattgtAGGGCGGAGATAGAATGGTATCCTGGGAAATGTTTGACACAAAAGATTCTGAAAAAGAAGCCTAAGAAAGGGTCCAAAAATGCCAAACCAATTACTAAAACTGAACAGTGTGAAAGTTTCTTCAACTTCTTTAGTCCACCTCAAGTCCctgaagaggatgaagacattGATGAAGATGCTGTAAGAATTGAGTGTTTTGTTTTGTAGTTTGCTTACTGagtgaatttattttttaatattctgTGTGTTTTTGACAGGCTGAAGAACTCCAAAATCTTATGGAACAAGATTATGACATTGGGTGAGTTTAAGATAATATCCTTTTGCATCATTTTGACTGGGTTGCTTTAAGTAACCCAAGCCCTCTAATGGCTAGATAGATGTGATTTTCAGGAAATTGGGTAGTTAAATAACTACCTTTGGAAATTGTTTTGTGGTTGGATGGTTTAAGATTGGCGATTTacagtttttattttttacctaATTGTCTGATTGAAACTTCTATAAAATTGCTCATAAATtttaaagattaataattttccATTAAAATATGGAAtttaaagatttgaaatttaatgAAACTCAATGTTTGAAGTACCGATCAATGAAAGGGGAACCAGCTAAGAGATATTTAattcctttttcctttcttttctcCCTTGTTTCTCTAGATATAAGTGGTTCTTATGGTGTACATTGTTTTATTGCCTGGATTTCAAACGGAGAGGGGAGCTTTCCTAATTCTGATgttaaaaaaagaaattttgGTTCCTATTTTGTTTTTGTAGACATGTTACGGTGTTCTGGCGATGGTTCTTTTAATCATTACTCATTCGTCACACTTGTCtcgttaaatttttatttataccTCCTTAAAAAAGCCTCTCTTTGAAAATGTGTTGTGAATTTGTGTAGGTCAACTATTAGGGACAAAATTATTCCCCATGCAGTGTCATGGTTTACCGGTGAGGCTGCTCAGGATGAGTATGACAATCTTGATGAAGAAGATGACGATCTTGATGAGGAAGATGACGAAGATGAAGACGAAGATGAAGAAGATGAGGAAGACGAggatgatgaagaggaagatGAGAAGACGACCCGGAAAAAGGTAATATAGCATTTATTCTTACACCCAAGTGGCGTCTGATAAAATTTATTCCCCCCAAAATCTAGTTTTTGAGTGATTGATAATTTTGTTCTATTGTTTCCAATTTACAGTCATCTGCAGCACGTAAGGTGTGATTCTTTACTCACCTCAcactaataaaaaaaatttcaattcttttcCATACGTTGCAAATAAATCCTGATAATTTATTGATCTGATAACTTACAGAAGAGTGGAAGGCCGCCTGCTAGCGATGCACAGCAAGGTGAGAGGCCTCCCGAATGCAAACAACAGTAGCTGTTGAACTGTGTCTTATCAGAATTCCATATTGTCGTGGCTTCGAATTGTGTGGGATCATGCCAGAGTTTGTTTTCTCACCATAGATTTACGCTCTTACGAGCAGCCTTGAGAGTCTATCCCTCAATTTTATTTGGATCAGCTGAAAACTGATCTTTTTTGTtcacttttattattattctgtGAGGTAATGATCAAGTAGTGGAGGTGTCTCGTGGCTTGCCAACTGCTTGTGCATGAAGACTGAAGCATAAAGCTCTTATAGTTTTGTATTAATGATGGTTGAAGTTCCTTTTTGAATTTCAATGATTACATTGTTTGTTTCGAGTGTGGTAGGCAGTCGTCAAGGTAAGCTCGGGGCCTTGGGAAACTTGCTCGTTTTCGAACTTTATGTCCATTTTCCAAttttacaaatattttaaaaaatctgtGGATCAAAATTGTATTTCTACAAACTTGAAATACAAGTACACTGGTCATCATTTGTAGAAATAAAACActaaatcattttattttaatttttccaatCAAAATCCGCACGACTTAGATTGTGTTTACTTGTGGTGAATGATGTGAGATAACGATGGTTTGGTATATCGAAATTCTTTGCTTAACCCATGTATCatatagaaatttttgataaaagaaaaattaatcaatattATATGTAAAATGAATACATTGAGATCTCTAAATACTGAAATTTTAATACTGTACAAGTAGCATATCAATTATGCCAAATATTTGTAGTATACTCAGATGTCTATACATTATCATTGTTATATAtttcatttgaaaaaaaaaacatgtttgcTACAAAAACTTAGACAAAGCTGTGTTAATGCTTtaaaaattggtcattttttttttatgtttgagttgatgaattttaaatgtatttttgctGTTCAGATAAATAATATCATAAACTTCAAACTCATcttttatatgtttaaataatattttatatttgttaattacgATGAATAAAACTATATTATATGGTCACCAAAACTTTAgacgaaattttattatttttaaaaactgcTCACTTTTTGagttgatgaatttcaaatttattttgctGTTTAGCGAATTAACGTCATAAACTTCAAATTCACATTtacatatttatatagttatttaAGGTTAATTAAGATAGATTTCAAGTTCACACAATAATGACgtcatttgaaatttattctactTTGTATTATgaatacataaataaataaggTGTTGTCGTGTTGATTTAAGATTTGACATATTGTTTGAttctaaataataaaaatataattgaaattcatgaatttcaaatctatccGTCCAAGTGCAACATTTTTTTGAGTATTTTTACCTtggtttttttattatataatttcatTACTTAAAagtattaaatatatattttttaatttataaatatcgCTTAagcaaataacaaaatttcataTCGATATCATACCGACAATTTAGAtatcgatatcatatcgtaccaatttttttgtattttttatgGCAACTTCATTGTACCGAAAACTTCGATATttctcaatcctaattaatctTAATTACTACAATTTTTTTCGTACAAGTTTGTATTTGAGCATAATTTTTAGTCCTAGTAAAGATAAAAATCTAATGATGGGTATAAATGAAGAAAATGATAAAACTCCTGATATACTTTCCATTTGTGGCTCCTATGATCGAGTAAATTCAAGTGTAGAGAACATTTTCAGCAGTTTGTGAACAACCATGGTGGAAGTTGATGTGAGGTAACATCCAGAAATGAGTGCCTTCCATCAAGGGATTTGCTGCACTGCATCACCAATCTTGATTCGTCATGCTGACATTACGACGATAACTCCATGCTTGATCTAATGGTTCAATTTTAATTTGAGATCATTTCTTGTTCTATCATCTAATTAACTGTTAGTTTTTATAGAAAAGTGTGTCAGCTCTAACACAGTATTCTGCTGCACTATTGATCTAGCTTGCCTGTAAAATCGTTCTTTAACATGGATCAAGTCCAAAATTCCCATAAACTTAAGAAAGGGTTCAAGTTCAAATCAGTACCCGATTAATTTGGGTCAGACTACCGATTTTTGATGTTTGGTTGGTGATCGGGTCGAATCCCAGTGTTCATctgaattttataaatttaaaatttaaaatataaaaacccAAACCCGGATCCGAATTTTGGTCCAGTGTAAATACATCTGAGTTGTGTCAGTATATCCCAACAGATATGCTTtcaaattctttcaatttaTAATTCGAAAACTTGAGGGTAGTGACAAATATTTACATCAGCCTCCCTACGTCATAGTTTTTTTAAGATGAAGTCTTCTTATATTTCATCCACATAAAATAATGTCAGATTGTGGGGACAACAAGCCGCCTATTTTGAATAATAATCAAtttgtttttcttaaaaaaataataattaaaacacataCTTAAGGATATCACGTTAtgtacaaaaatttgtgtgagacgatcttatgggtcgtattttgtgagacgatctcacagatcgtattttgtgagacagatctcttatttgggtcatccatgaaaaagtattattttttatactaagaatattactttttttttgtgaatatcggtagagttgacccatctcacatataaagattcgtgatatcgtctcacaagtatatttcatttaaataaatactaataTAATTGTTATCAtgccaatttttttattaattatgtttgtatttaattttgaaagtaaTATACATAAAGTGGAAGAAAAGGACACGTTTAGTATTAGATTTTAGTCAATCTAATAtccattttttatttatttatgaataaCCAAAGttgtttttactttttattcataatagaaaatattttgatctCCAAATATCCACTGTTTTGTTTATTTACTTATTAAAAAAAACCAAAAGAATTATAATAAAAACTATAGCAATATTACTGAGGAATAGATTAATATATTCCTCACATAATCTTTTAAATACACTTTCATGAAGAatatgaattttaaaaattatttaaaacttagaaaataaataataaaatattaatttttacgtGTAATATTTGGCTTCCTCGTTGGTTTACCGAGGACTACACTATCCACTTAACTTTCATGTGATTTTCTGATTCCATTGACTCAGTTTGAACTTGAACCGATCAAAGTTTGAAAATTGTTGCATATTTGATTCCCCATTTATAGATATAATCGCTTATCAGTGTTCAACAGGCACActtaattttcttcttgatCGCAAGCAGATATATCATCAAATTGAGCAAAAACCCAGGtgaaatttacctttttttgCATCTATAGTTCAGtgttttcatgagatttcaacgTAAGAAAAGTAGTTTTttagtttaaaattttgattttttgggcccATTTCTTCAGTATATATGTGTGATCGTCTTAATTTCTTGTTTTTAAAGTTCTGTTGTTGGAACATTATCCATGGAGATTTTGTCAAGTACGTTTCGAGGTGTGGAAGATTTATCCTACCTTGTGGAACTGCCATGAAAAGATCAAAGGTCCAGATTTATACACGTATACACTTGGTTCActaatttctttaaaatcaatTGCCAGATCCTGCCCTGCCCACAGGTAGTGTTGAACCTTCTCGAGGTGTGAGGTGAGACGAAAGAGTGTGAAAATTCAAGTGCCGCGTGTATACAACACACACTAATCCCACCAGCTCCACTTGCCGGCCCACGCAAGAAATTCTTGAGTCTGTCAAAGGAAGACTTATCGTCTTACCTTTTCGCATGAATCTTGCAAGAGAGTGAAAAACCGAGGGCAAAATTAAGTTCAAGAATTTTGCACGGGAAAAGTGTGTTTTGGATGTTGGATTTTAGTTCAAAAAGTTGAAACTTGAAGTTCTTCCATGGAGTAAATTTGAAAGCGGCTCGACCGTATTCTGTCGGATGGCTTTGACTTATAAAACCCGAAGGCTAAATTAAATGAACAAAAAAAAGTAGAGTATGAACCAAACAATGTCTAAGCATGATCTTGTGATTTTGCTATTTGCATAATCTTCGAACTTTGAGGTCACAACGAGTACGTAGTTTCTTGATTCCTTCATCCGTATCCTGAGGTTACAGGATCTTGATTCTTTCGGATTCGAACAGCTATGCAGTATAAAATAGAAATCAAGAACAAGAATGGCGAAAAACTCGTGGGGGTGCTGCATGAAACTGGATCTAATGAGATCGTAGTTGTGTGCCATGGTCTACGATGCACCAAGGTCAGTTAGCTAGCTCCTTCACATACAAGCACCATTTTTCATTCACCAAAATCATGCATGTTTTATATTCAACTGTTCTATTCTGGTTCCACCTCATTGCGTACTCTTAAATCTTGAAGAAACAAATGGAGTTTATGATGGAAACATTGAAATCATTAAGACGGCTGAGTCTATGTCACACTTCGAGTAACACTCTACATATGTTCTAATGCATCATGTTCAATTGAAATCGAATGGATTCAACATATATTTATTCagaattcaaataattaaaacatgtgTCCTCATACACCCTACTACGCAACTGCCGATCTCTCGTTAAAACCTTTTTGCGCTGCAGTTTATATGTTGCAGGGGAATCAAAGTCACTCACTACATGTGAAACAGAATTCGAAAAACTTATTTCAAGTAAACTGCTGTACCTATGAAAACATTGTCTGCATCGTGATCCACGCTGTTTTTTATGCATTTCTCTGTATACCTTTCCTCCTATCAGTACACTTCCGTAAGGGGTTGGCTGGTTTGCTTGGCTAGAAAGGAAATCTGTTATACAAGATTAAATTGCTGAGAATGCTTCACGTAACAAATAGCTTACTGGATTAGTTACCATGTCAATGTTATGTGCTTAACTAAGTTTCATAATCCATACGCAGGAACAACAGATTATAAGGAACATTTCCATGGCATTAGAAAATGCAGGGATTAAGTGTGTTTCGATTTGATTTCTCTGGCAACGGGTAAGCTTTTACGAGTTCTCGCTATCAAACTAGAGCCTAAAAAAATCAGAAGAACGTAGAGTTTTTCAAGATTATAGTTATGAGGTTTTTTTTTTGCTCTCTGTTTCCTGTCATTGCTTCATAGCATGTTAATATGTTCTTCAACGATTTACCATTTTTCGGTTTATATTTATGATTTCATCTCCAGAGAAAGCCAAGGTTTGTTTCAGTTCGGTTACCACAGAGAGGTTGAAGATATACGAACAGTGACTGAGTACTTTGGTGCTGAAAAACGCGCTATACTTGCGATTCTTGGACATAGTAAAGGTGCCCCAACATCTTTATTGATCAGAGTTTTCATTTTGCACCATTATTCCTTCGGCTTGCAAAAGAACATCATGCCACTTAGTTTTCTAAAATAAACGTCTTGAATCTTTGTTTATTTCTTCAACAATATTGTTGCAGGTGGTGGTGATGTACTCATTTATGCATCTAAATATCATGATATTGAAGCAGTGGTAAATGTTTCCGGCCGCTACCACCTTGACAGAGGCCTTAAAGAGATTCTGGGTGCTGATTTTGAGGAGCGAATCAAGAAACATGGATATATTGATCTTGAAAAAGGAGAAACGGTGGGAGTTAAACGAGTCACCAGGGAAAGTTTGATGGAGCGACTTAATACAAATATGCACGATGTTTGCCTCTCAATAGATAAAAGTTGCAGGTTTTGATTGATGCTCAGTTAACTGCATTAATTTGCCTATGCGACTTCATTTCGTGTTCTCGAACTGAGTATTTTTTCTGTTTTGTAACGTGAGCTAAGTTTGGCACAAATTATTCAGGGTGTTCACGATCCACGGGTCTCGTGATACAGTTGTCAAGCGAGATGATGCAGAGGAGTTCAACAAGATTATACCAAACCACAGACTACACATCATAAAAGGAGCTAATCATGGCTACACTAAACATCAAGATGAATTAGCTTCAACCATTGTACATTATATGCAAGAATATCTGCAGCTACGCAAAGATAAATGAGGTTTAGTCTTATGCTGACAGGATGAACCTTATATGGATGTAATGGTATAAATTCTGCATCATTTGTGTAAGTAACATCCTTTAGATAATCAATTTAGTTTTATGTGGAATCGGAGAGAAAGTACATATCTGAATTTCAACCAAGGAAAATGGCTGAGGCCTTGATATCTTGAAAAATTTGTACTGCTCAGACAAGGTTTTAAATAAATGGTTTAGACCATCTACGAAAGTCCAGGCATTACACAGAAAGTAAACAACAGATTCCACGGTTTATTTAGTCTAAAAACGTACTCCCTAGGAACAACCTCCCGCATTTTGATTTCCCGCAAAATTTTATTGGCAATGGAATAAAGAAATTTTGACTTCAATGAAGAATGCAAAGAGAATTTTTGGCTTACTATACAACGCCATGTGATTGCTTTCCAGAATCTGCGCctataaaataatatagaaCACGTGTTCTTCCACATTTTTGTGTTCGTTTTTCCTTTTCCAAAGGTCCTCATTCAACTATTCTTGCTCTATAAAAGTATCAACCTTATTGGTGGAGACCTGCAGATTACTGCACCGATCCTCTTCAGTATTTCTGTACTTCTTGCTCTCATGCTTGTGACAATGGGCTCGTTGGTCTCGTGAAATAAAAGCAGAAACTTCAACAGGCAATGATAGGAAGAAAGAAAAAAGTGATTTCTTACTGTGATTGCTTTAATGCACTTGGGAAGAaagaaaaaagtaaaaatctcaacaAAAATTCTTCTAGAAAGtagaaaaaataaatgaaaataaagCAAAGGTGAAGCAATCAACTATCAATCAGAACTAGGCAAAATTTCCAAAGCAGAGATAAGATTACCTCTATGACTGAAACGCGATTTGCATGTTCAATGTTGCAGATGAATCAGACGCAGCGTCCAAGCTTAAATCGAAGTTCTCTGAATCGTTTTCATTTGCAGTTTTCGTATCTTCCTGTGAGTTCAGTTTGCATTCAGTGTTTAATCAAATATCATCGTGTTTTAGTTTTGTTCTGATAGAATAATTATACTCACATGTTACTAGTTCATCCTTCAGCTTTTCGATGTTTTCTTCCAGTTCCAAAATGTGGTGTTTAAGAGCCTGCAAATATTTGAAAGAAAGGTATGTAACCAATAAAAACACACAACTTGTTTATGACACAACGCTTCATCTTCTAGTTGATGGTCAACAAGGCATTACCTCGCGTCTCTGAAGTTCAATAGCACGAGCTAATGCTTgccttttgttaaaagatttttcaGCCTAAATGCAGAAGGCTGCTGATAATTCTTTCCACGATAGACTATTATAGCATAGCCTTTGGTAAGTTTTTCTACAGATACCAACACCCAACCACTTTCGGCTTCAAGAGAAACTGCAATATGCTTGACTAGTGGAATTTCTTTTCTACAAATACAAGCACAACCACTTTCGGCTTCAAGAGAAACTGCAATATGCTTG encodes:
- the LOC142546072 gene encoding nucleosome assembly protein 1;2-like isoform X2, which codes for MSDTNKDAFNVADLDAALNAEGRADLVNVLKDLAGKHSDVLENLSPSVRKRVDVLREIQTRHNELEAKYFEERAALESKYQKLYQPLYVERYEIVNGVVEVGGGTIDTEPAKYADKAGEEKGVPDFWLTAMKNNEVLAEEISERDEGALKFLQDIKWSRVDNPKGFKLEFFFDTNPFFKNSVLTKTYHMIDEDEPILEKAIGAEIEWYPGKCLTQKILKKKPKKGSKNAKPITKTEQCESFFNFFSPPQVPEEDEDIDEDAAEELQNLMEQDYDIGSTIRDKIIPHAVSWFTGEAAQDEYDNLDEEDDDLDEEDDEDEDEDEEDEEDEDDEEEDEKTTRKKKSGRPPASDAQQGERPPECKQQ
- the LOC142546072 gene encoding nucleosome assembly protein 1;2-like isoform X1, with translation MSDTNKDAFNVADLDAALNAEGRADLVNVLKDLAGKHSDVLENLSPSVRKRVDVLREIQTRHNELEAKYFEERAALESKYQKLYQPLYVERYEIVNGVVEVGGGTIDTEPAKYADKAGEEKGVPDFWLTAMKNNEVLAEEISERDEGALKFLQDIKWSRVDNPKGFKLEFFFDTNPFFKNSVLTKTYHMIDEDEPILEKAIGAEIEWYPGKCLTQKILKKKPKKGSKNAKPITKTEQCESFFNFFSPPQVPEEDEDIDEDAAEELQNLMEQDYDIGSTIRDKIIPHAVSWFTGEAAQDEYDNLDEEDDDLDEEDDEDEDEDEEDEEDEDDEEEDEKTTRKKSSAARKKSGRPPASDAQQGERPPECKQQ